A window from Thermincola ferriacetica encodes these proteins:
- the pyrE gene encoding orotate phosphoribosyltransferase has protein sequence MLSKEEVLNIFTEAKALLTGHFRLTSGRHSNRYMQCAQVLKFPEYAQKLCADLAAKFQGQKIDIVVGPAMGGIIVSYEVARALGVPSIFCEREQGQMKLRRGFTIEPGANVLVVEDVVTTGGSVKEVMNVIRELGGNIVGVGVLVDRSNGAVDFGVPLHAELTMDIQSWEADDCPLCKEGIPVVKPGSREVN, from the coding sequence ATGTTGAGTAAGGAAGAAGTATTAAATATTTTTACCGAGGCCAAGGCGCTGTTGACCGGTCATTTCCGGCTGACTTCCGGCCGCCACAGCAACCGGTATATGCAGTGCGCCCAGGTTTTAAAATTTCCTGAGTATGCACAAAAATTATGCGCTGATCTGGCGGCAAAATTTCAGGGTCAGAAGATTGATATTGTTGTCGGACCGGCCATGGGAGGTATTATCGTTTCTTATGAAGTGGCCAGGGCCTTGGGTGTGCCTTCGATCTTCTGCGAGCGCGAACAGGGCCAGATGAAGCTGCGTCGCGGTTTTACCATTGAACCGGGCGCCAATGTGCTGGTGGTGGAGGACGTGGTTACCACCGGCGGTTCAGTGAAAGAAGTGATGAACGTAATACGTGAGTTAGGGGGCAATATTGTTGGGGTAGGCGTTTTGGTAGACAGGAGTAACGGCGCTGTTGATTTCGGCGTGCCGCTGCACGCTGAATTGACAATGGACATCCAGTCATGGGAGGCTGATGATTGTCCTCTATGTAAGGAAGGCATACCCGTAGTAAAACCGGGTAGCAGGGAAGTAAATTAA
- the pyrF gene encoding orotidine-5'-phosphate decarboxylase, with translation MAKEKEAKQLLAAKDRLIVALDVDTAQEAEMLVAQLQEHVGVFKVGMQLFNSEGPEVLKRLHSLGTRIFLDLKLHDIPNTVGQASAVLTGHGVYMFNVHTAGGKEMMEAAVRASVETASSLNLPRPLVIGVTVLTSINEEILRNEMGIDRTVEEQVVKWAKLAKESGLNGVVASPREIRVIRETCGNDFVIVTPGVRPAWSAKNDQKRVMTPKEAVEAGASYLVVGRPITAANDPVEAAKRIVAEMEEGLKC, from the coding sequence TTGGCCAAAGAAAAGGAGGCTAAACAATTGTTAGCAGCGAAGGACCGTTTGATAGTGGCTCTTGATGTGGATACGGCACAAGAAGCTGAAATGCTGGTTGCCCAACTGCAGGAGCATGTCGGAGTGTTCAAAGTCGGCATGCAGTTGTTTAACAGCGAGGGACCGGAAGTGTTGAAGAGGCTGCATAGCCTCGGGACCAGGATATTCCTGGACCTGAAACTGCATGACATTCCCAATACTGTCGGGCAGGCCAGTGCTGTCCTGACGGGGCACGGGGTATATATGTTCAACGTACATACGGCCGGCGGAAAGGAGATGATGGAAGCGGCTGTCAGAGCTTCCGTTGAAACGGCGTCCTCTTTAAATCTTCCGAGACCGTTAGTAATCGGCGTGACAGTATTAACCAGCATCAATGAAGAAATACTGCGCAACGAAATGGGTATTGACCGGACCGTTGAGGAACAGGTGGTTAAGTGGGCCAAACTGGCCAAAGAGTCGGGACTGAATGGCGTTGTGGCTTCTCCCAGGGAAATCAGGGTCATTCGGGAAACCTGCGGTAATGATTTTGTCATTGTCACCCCCGGGGTAAGGCCGGCCTGGTCTGCGAAAAATGACCAAAAGCGTGTAATGACCCCCAAAGAGGCAGTTGAGGCCGGGGCCAGTTACCTGGTAGTGGGCCGGCCCATAACAGCGGCTAATGACCCGGTGGAGGCCGCCAAAAGAATAGTTGCGGAAATGGAGGAGGGGTTGAAATGTTGA
- a CDS encoding dihydroorotate dehydrogenase: MTRPNLAVNLGGLQMKNPVTTASGCFGFGPEYAPYIDLNRLGAIVVKGTTLEPRLGNPGVRIVETPAGILNSIGLQNPGVDHFISKALPYLKEYDTPVVVNIAGNTLEDYAELAKRLTAADGVAALEVNISCPNVKKGGMVFGTDCFMAAEVIRTVKQHTTLPVIAKLSPNVTNIVEIAQGVAEAGADALALINTLLGMAIDIHTRKPVLGNTMGGLSGPAIRPVAVRIIWQVAQAVNLPILGMGGIMSGEDAIEFILAGATAVAVGTANFVNPRATMDVLEGIEQYMEKYGVKDINELVGAAWK, encoded by the coding sequence ATGACTAGGCCAAACCTGGCCGTAAATCTTGGGGGCCTGCAGATGAAAAATCCCGTTACTACTGCTTCGGGATGCTTCGGTTTTGGCCCGGAGTATGCTCCCTACATCGACTTAAACCGGCTGGGCGCCATAGTGGTCAAGGGAACTACCCTTGAGCCGCGGTTGGGCAACCCGGGCGTAAGGATTGTGGAAACACCGGCGGGAATCCTGAATTCCATAGGCCTGCAGAACCCTGGCGTAGACCACTTTATCAGCAAGGCCTTACCTTATCTGAAGGAGTATGATACTCCGGTAGTTGTGAATATAGCAGGTAATACCCTGGAAGACTACGCCGAACTGGCTAAACGGCTGACTGCTGCCGACGGGGTGGCGGCCCTGGAAGTAAATATTTCTTGCCCCAACGTGAAAAAAGGCGGCATGGTTTTCGGAACCGACTGCTTTATGGCTGCCGAAGTTATCAGGACAGTAAAACAGCATACCACCCTGCCTGTTATTGCCAAGCTATCGCCAAATGTGACCAACATCGTGGAAATAGCCCAGGGGGTAGCCGAGGCAGGAGCTGATGCCCTGGCCCTGATTAACACTCTGCTGGGCATGGCCATTGATATTCATACCAGAAAGCCGGTCCTTGGCAACACAATGGGCGGTTTATCGGGCCCGGCCATCAGACCCGTGGCCGTGCGCATTATCTGGCAGGTAGCCCAGGCAGTTAATCTTCCTATTTTGGGCATGGGCGGTATCATGTCAGGCGAAGATGCCATAGAGTTTATCCTGGCCGGCGCTACGGCGGTGGCTGTCGGAACGGCTAACTTTGTTAATCCCCGGGCTACCATGGACGTTCTTGAAGGGATAGAGCAATACATGGAGAAATACGGGGTGAAAGATATTAACGAACTGGTAGGCGCCGCGTGGAAATAG
- a CDS encoding dihydroorotate dehydrogenase electron transfer subunit, which produces MPVREMAKVVSNSPVKPGYYLMELDAPKVTEEAKPGQFVHIRVGRTMDPLLRRPISLYDIDKEKGILSLLYVVVGRGTRMLSEIEAGADLDIMGPLGNGFWLPDRATRCLVVGGGIGVAPLLPLIGMLDQAGLEQKILYGFRNANAVVGIDVVQEKGWPLAIATDDGSVGHRGFVTDLVKQAITDFKPDYYYVCGPEVMIRNVVWLMKEANIPGQVSLEARMGCGVGACLACTCKTRKRTGGQQSVIGGQLSVAGHEQNFDYSLVCTHGPVFGAGEVIFDD; this is translated from the coding sequence TTGCCGGTCCGGGAAATGGCTAAAGTTGTCAGCAACAGTCCGGTAAAACCGGGCTATTACCTTATGGAGCTTGATGCCCCAAAAGTTACCGAAGAAGCAAAACCGGGTCAGTTCGTGCATATCAGGGTTGGCAGGACCATGGACCCGCTCCTCAGAAGGCCAATCAGCCTTTACGATATTGACAAAGAAAAGGGTATTTTAAGTCTGCTTTATGTGGTAGTGGGCCGGGGTACGCGCATGCTTAGTGAGATAGAAGCTGGCGCCGACCTGGATATTATGGGTCCGTTGGGGAATGGATTTTGGCTACCTGATAGGGCAACCCGGTGCCTGGTGGTAGGGGGAGGAATTGGAGTGGCCCCGCTTTTACCGTTAATCGGCATGTTGGACCAGGCGGGTTTGGAGCAGAAGATTCTTTACGGTTTCCGGAATGCTAATGCCGTGGTGGGCATTGATGTCGTGCAGGAAAAGGGTTGGCCTTTGGCCATAGCTACCGATGACGGGTCTGTTGGCCACCGTGGCTTTGTAACTGACCTGGTTAAACAGGCCATTACCGATTTTAAACCGGATTATTACTATGTCTGTGGCCCTGAAGTCATGATCAGGAATGTGGTCTGGCTGATGAAAGAAGCGAACATCCCTGGCCAGGTATCCCTGGAAGCCCGCATGGGCTGCGGCGTGGGCGCCTGTCTGGCGTGTACGTGTAAAACAAGAAAAAGGACCGGTGGACAACAATCAGTGATCGGTGGTCAGTTGTCAGTGGCCGGTCATGAACAAAATTTTGATTACAGTCTTGTTTGTACCCATGGTCCGGTTTTTGGTGCAGGTGAGGTGATTTTTGATGACTAG
- the carB gene encoding carbamoyl-phosphate synthase large subunit, whose translation MPKKQGLKKVMVIGSGPIIIGQAAEFDYAGTQACRALKEEGLEVVLVNSNPATIMTDANIADRVYIEPLTADFVARIIKKEKPDGLLPTLGGQVGLNIAVELAERGILQEEGVALLGTPLETIKKAEDREMFRDMMNEIKEPIPESVIVDNVDDAVVFAERIGFPVIVRPAYTLGGTGGGIANNVEELKDITTRGLKMSMIKQCLIERSVAGWKEIEYEVIRDSNDNCITVCNMENIDPVGIHTGDSIVVAPSQTLSDKEYQMLRAASLKIIRALGIEGGCNVQFALNPNSFEYIVIEVNPRVSRSSALASKATGFPIAKVAAKIAIGLTLDEIINAVTGKSYACFEPALDYCVVKIPRWPFDKFAFADRMLGTQMKATGEVMAIDRNFEAALMKAIRSLEIGRYGLTVKGMEEISTELLKEKMASADDERLFVLAEAMRRGMTVEEIHRITRIDYWFLEKIENIVKFEEKLAAGVQAQGTDFLTKEVLAEAKYFGLPDVYMAEITGLAEEEIRHVRKRHGVVPVYKMVDTCAAEFEAVTPYYYSAYDQEDEAEPTDRPKAIVLGSGPIRIGQGIEFDYCSVHSVWSLREEGIETIIINNNPETVSTDFDTSDRLYFEPLIPEDVLNIIEKEKPVGVVVQFGGQTAINLAEPLAQAGVNILGTSVKYIDMAEDRDKFDQLLQDLGIPKPPGRTATSVEGAQEIAEEIGFPVLVRPSYVLGGRAMEIVYNQDELLEYMKSAVNVSPKHPVLVDKYLVGKEIEVDAISDGEDVLIPGIMEHIERAGVHSGDSIAVYPARSLPENLARDVVDYTTKLARALHVKGLINIQYVLHEDRIFVLEVNPRSSRTVPYISKITGVPMVNLATKMILGKKLRDLGYKPGLYPAPRYYAIKVPVFSFSKLLKVDTSLGPEMKSTGEVMGVDVDPSMALYKALVAAGMDIPREGTILATIADKDKEEVIPILKGFVELGFKLLATCGTAKALQAAGLPVEKVNKIREGSPHIIDLIRANKIDLVINTLTRGKQPERDGFKIRRAAVEHGIPCLTSLDTTRVIRDVLKSFEEGKDFTLIPLQEYLN comes from the coding sequence ATGCCTAAGAAGCAGGGCTTAAAGAAGGTAATGGTTATAGGGTCTGGCCCGATTATCATCGGTCAGGCTGCGGAATTTGACTATGCCGGCACCCAAGCCTGCCGGGCTTTAAAGGAAGAGGGCTTGGAGGTCGTCCTTGTCAACAGTAACCCGGCCACTATCATGACCGATGCGAACATAGCCGACCGTGTTTATATCGAGCCCCTGACGGCGGATTTTGTAGCCAGAATTATCAAGAAAGAAAAGCCTGACGGCCTGCTGCCTACCTTGGGCGGCCAGGTTGGTTTAAACATTGCCGTGGAACTGGCGGAAAGGGGAATTTTGCAAGAAGAAGGGGTTGCCCTGCTGGGGACGCCGCTCGAAACCATTAAAAAGGCCGAAGACAGGGAAATGTTCAGGGATATGATGAATGAGATAAAGGAGCCTATTCCGGAAAGCGTAATCGTGGATAACGTGGATGATGCGGTGGTTTTTGCTGAAAGAATAGGTTTTCCGGTCATTGTAAGGCCTGCCTATACCCTTGGGGGTACCGGCGGCGGTATAGCCAACAACGTGGAAGAATTAAAGGATATTACCACCCGGGGGCTGAAAATGAGTATGATTAAGCAGTGCCTGATTGAACGCAGTGTGGCCGGGTGGAAAGAGATAGAATACGAGGTTATCAGGGACAGTAACGATAACTGCATCACTGTCTGCAATATGGAAAATATCGACCCTGTCGGGATACACACCGGGGACAGTATAGTGGTGGCTCCTTCCCAGACCCTGTCCGACAAGGAATACCAGATGTTAAGGGCAGCATCCCTAAAAATAATCAGGGCCCTGGGTATTGAAGGCGGCTGCAACGTACAGTTTGCGTTAAATCCGAACAGCTTTGAATACATTGTTATTGAAGTTAATCCGCGGGTATCCCGCTCCAGTGCTTTGGCTTCCAAGGCCACGGGCTTTCCTATTGCCAAGGTAGCGGCCAAAATAGCCATTGGTTTGACCCTGGACGAGATTATCAATGCCGTTACGGGCAAATCTTACGCCTGCTTTGAACCGGCCTTGGATTATTGTGTTGTGAAAATCCCCAGGTGGCCCTTTGACAAATTTGCTTTCGCCGACCGTATGCTGGGTACCCAAATGAAGGCTACAGGGGAAGTAATGGCCATTGACAGAAATTTTGAAGCTGCCCTGATGAAGGCTATCCGGTCGCTGGAAATCGGCCGGTACGGTCTAACAGTTAAAGGGATGGAAGAGATCTCCACGGAATTGCTGAAAGAAAAAATGGCCAGCGCCGATGATGAGCGGTTGTTTGTCCTTGCTGAGGCTATGCGGCGCGGTATGACTGTAGAAGAAATCCACAGGATTACCAGGATTGATTATTGGTTCCTGGAAAAGATAGAAAACATCGTTAAATTTGAAGAAAAGCTGGCTGCCGGTGTTCAGGCGCAGGGAACGGATTTCCTGACCAAGGAAGTTCTGGCTGAGGCCAAATATTTTGGCTTGCCTGATGTATATATGGCGGAAATTACGGGTTTGGCTGAGGAAGAAATCAGGCATGTCAGGAAGCGGCACGGGGTAGTTCCGGTCTACAAAATGGTTGACACCTGTGCCGCGGAGTTTGAAGCGGTGACACCTTATTATTACTCTGCTTACGACCAGGAGGATGAAGCGGAGCCGACGGACCGGCCAAAGGCCATTGTGCTGGGGTCCGGGCCTATCAGGATTGGCCAGGGAATTGAGTTTGACTATTGTTCGGTGCATTCTGTCTGGTCTCTCCGGGAAGAAGGTATTGAGACCATTATTATCAATAACAACCCGGAGACGGTGAGTACGGATTTTGATACTTCGGACCGCCTCTACTTTGAACCCCTTATTCCGGAAGATGTGCTGAATATCATCGAGAAAGAGAAGCCGGTAGGTGTGGTGGTACAGTTCGGCGGCCAGACAGCCATCAACCTGGCGGAACCCCTGGCCCAAGCCGGGGTAAATATTCTTGGTACGTCTGTGAAGTATATTGATATGGCTGAAGACCGGGATAAATTTGACCAGCTCCTGCAAGACCTGGGCATTCCCAAGCCGCCGGGTAGAACGGCGACCTCCGTGGAAGGGGCCCAGGAAATTGCTGAAGAAATCGGTTTCCCGGTTTTGGTGCGTCCTTCGTATGTGCTGGGTGGCAGGGCGATGGAAATTGTTTATAATCAGGATGAACTGCTGGAATACATGAAGTCTGCTGTAAATGTATCGCCCAAGCACCCCGTTTTGGTAGATAAATACCTGGTTGGCAAGGAGATTGAGGTCGATGCCATTTCAGACGGAGAGGATGTACTCATACCGGGGATCATGGAGCATATTGAGCGGGCCGGCGTTCATTCGGGAGACAGCATAGCGGTTTATCCGGCCAGGAGCCTGCCGGAGAACCTGGCCAGGGATGTGGTTGACTATACTACCAAACTGGCCCGGGCCCTGCATGTGAAAGGGCTTATCAATATCCAGTATGTGCTTCATGAAGACCGGATTTTTGTCTTGGAGGTAAACCCGCGTTCCAGCAGGACGGTACCTTATATCAGCAAAATAACCGGGGTACCTATGGTGAACCTGGCGACGAAAATGATTCTGGGCAAGAAACTCCGGGACCTGGGTTACAAACCGGGACTTTACCCGGCTCCCAGGTACTATGCTATTAAAGTGCCTGTCTTCTCCTTCTCCAAACTGCTGAAAGTAGATACTTCGCTAGGGCCGGAAATGAAATCCACGGGAGAGGTAATGGGGGTTGATGTCGACCCGTCCATGGCGCTGTACAAAGCTCTGGTGGCTGCCGGGATGGATATTCCGAGGGAAGGGACCATACTGGCCACCATAGCAGACAAGGATAAAGAAGAAGTCATCCCCATTCTGAAGGGTTTTGTAGAACTTGGGTTTAAACTGCTGGCTACTTGCGGGACGGCCAAAGCCCTGCAGGCGGCAGGGCTGCCGGTAGAAAAGGTCAACAAGATCAGGGAGGGGTCACCCCATATCATAGACCTGATCAGGGCCAACAAAATTGACCTGGTTATAAACACTTTGACCAGGGGTAAACAGCCCGAAAGGGACGGGTTTAAGATCAGGCGTGCTGCCGTTGAGCACGGCATCCCCTGCCTGACCTCCCTGGATACTACCCGGGTAATCCGCGACGTGCTGAAGTCCTTTGAAGAAGGTAAAGATTTCACGCTCATTCCTTTACAGGAATACCTTAATTAG
- the carA gene encoding glutamine-hydrolyzing carbamoyl-phosphate synthase small subunit: MKAVLVLEDGTVYEGKGFGAVGEQFGEVVFNTGMTGYQEILTDPSYCSQIITMTYPLIGNYGINDEDFESIRPFCKGFVVREFCEHPSNWRSGKTVNEYLEEKGIVGISGVDTRALTRRLRNHGTMGGIIASGDFDIDELKEKVKQPPTWTGPELVLEVTTREPYNLPNDGYKVVLMDFGAKKNIARSLYNLGCDVTVVPAQTTAEEILAMNPDGIMLSNGPGDPAAVPFAIETVKKLLGEKPIFGICLGHQILGLAFGAKTYKLKFGHRGANHPVKDLATGKVHITSQNHGYAVDGDSLTDKDLEVSHINMNDGTVEGLRHKTMPVFSVQYHPEAAPGPWDSEYLFNQFLDLMEKWRR; this comes from the coding sequence ATGAAGGCAGTTTTAGTATTAGAAGACGGTACCGTGTATGAAGGAAAGGGCTTTGGGGCTGTTGGTGAACAATTTGGCGAAGTAGTTTTTAATACCGGTATGACCGGATACCAGGAAATACTTACAGACCCATCCTACTGCAGCCAAATAATTACCATGACCTATCCTCTGATAGGCAATTACGGTATAAATGACGAGGACTTTGAATCGATCAGGCCTTTTTGCAAAGGTTTTGTGGTCAGGGAATTCTGTGAACACCCCAGTAACTGGCGGTCTGGAAAAACAGTTAATGAATACCTGGAAGAAAAAGGTATCGTTGGAATTTCGGGTGTAGATACCCGGGCGCTGACCAGGCGTCTCCGCAACCACGGAACCATGGGGGGTATAATTGCCAGCGGTGATTTTGATATTGATGAACTGAAAGAAAAAGTTAAGCAGCCCCCAACCTGGACAGGGCCGGAGCTTGTTTTGGAGGTTACCACCAGAGAACCGTATAACTTGCCGAATGACGGTTATAAAGTGGTGCTGATGGATTTTGGGGCGAAGAAAAACATTGCCAGGTCTCTGTATAACCTTGGTTGCGACGTGACTGTTGTCCCGGCCCAGACCACGGCCGAAGAAATACTGGCCATGAATCCTGACGGCATTATGTTGTCTAACGGTCCCGGTGACCCTGCGGCTGTCCCCTTTGCCATAGAAACGGTGAAAAAACTACTTGGCGAAAAGCCCATATTCGGCATCTGCCTGGGGCACCAAATCCTGGGGCTGGCTTTTGGCGCCAAAACTTATAAACTAAAGTTTGGTCACAGGGGGGCCAATCATCCCGTTAAAGACCTGGCTACAGGCAAGGTGCATATTACATCCCAGAACCATGGCTATGCCGTAGACGGTGATTCTCTGACAGATAAGGACCTGGAAGTTTCCCATATAAATATGAATGACGGTACGGTAGAGGGACTCCGGCACAAAACCATGCCGGTATTTTCGGTCCAGTATCATCCCGAAGCAGCTCCCGGTCCCTGGGATTCGGAATACCTGTTTAACCAGTTTTTGGACTTGATGGAAAAATGGAGGAGGTAG
- a CDS encoding dihydroorotase has translation MNLLIRGGRVVDPANNMDQVADIYITNGKIASVGAQIDVSRHDCEVIDAQGKWVFPGFIDMHVHLREPGYEAKETIATGTRAAARGGFTSVACMPNTNPVIDNRALVEFVKAKALAEGVVHVFPIGAITKGSRGEELAEIGDMYQAGAIAISDDGQPVANAQLMRLAMQYAMMFDIPIISHCEDKQLVADGVMNEGYCSTLFGLRGITRAAEEIMVARDILLAEVTGAKLHIAHVSTRGSVELVRMAKKKGLRVTAEATPHHFTLTEEAVGNYDTSTKVNPPLRSAEDVQAVKEGLKDGTIDIIATDHAPHTVEEKDVEYNYAPFGMIGLETAWGLIYEELVEKGILDLKEAVAKLTVRPAAIFGLQGKGSLTVGYDGDITIIDPALEETVNPDNFASKARNSAFIGRRLKALPVYTIVQGKIVMNNRTL, from the coding sequence ATGAACCTGCTAATTAGAGGCGGGCGGGTAGTTGACCCGGCCAATAATATGGATCAGGTAGCAGATATTTATATTACAAATGGAAAAATTGCTTCCGTCGGGGCACAAATTGATGTTTCCCGGCATGACTGTGAAGTGATTGATGCCCAGGGGAAATGGGTTTTTCCCGGATTTATAGATATGCATGTACATCTGCGGGAACCTGGGTACGAAGCCAAGGAAACTATTGCCACAGGGACAAGGGCGGCGGCCAGGGGTGGTTTTACTTCCGTTGCCTGTATGCCAAACACCAATCCTGTTATTGACAACCGGGCATTGGTAGAATTTGTCAAAGCCAAGGCTCTGGCTGAGGGGGTTGTACATGTTTTTCCCATCGGCGCTATTACCAAGGGGTCCCGCGGTGAAGAACTGGCTGAAATCGGCGATATGTACCAGGCCGGCGCAATAGCCATATCTGATGACGGACAGCCTGTTGCCAACGCTCAGCTTATGCGTTTGGCCATGCAATATGCTATGATGTTTGATATCCCGATAATTTCTCACTGTGAAGACAAGCAGTTAGTTGCCGACGGCGTTATGAATGAAGGGTACTGTTCCACCCTCTTTGGCTTGCGCGGCATAACCAGGGCTGCCGAAGAGATTATGGTAGCAAGGGATATACTGCTGGCAGAAGTTACGGGAGCGAAACTTCATATCGCTCATGTAAGTACCAGGGGTTCTGTAGAACTGGTGCGCATGGCTAAGAAAAAAGGCCTCCGGGTTACTGCCGAAGCCACGCCGCACCATTTTACACTGACTGAGGAAGCGGTGGGCAATTATGATACAAGTACAAAGGTGAATCCTCCATTGCGGTCTGCTGAAGATGTACAGGCTGTGAAAGAAGGGTTGAAAGACGGCACCATAGATATTATTGCCACAGACCATGCTCCCCACACTGTGGAGGAAAAAGATGTCGAATACAATTATGCTCCCTTCGGGATGATCGGTCTGGAAACCGCTTGGGGGTTAATTTATGAGGAACTTGTGGAGAAGGGAATTTTAGACCTAAAGGAAGCTGTAGCCAAATTAACTGTGCGTCCGGCTGCCATTTTCGGGCTGCAGGGCAAGGGTTCTTTGACTGTGGGATACGATGGGGATATTACCATAATTGACCCGGCTTTGGAAGAGACAGTTAATCCCGACAATTTTGCGTCTAAAGCCAGAAATTCCGCATTTATCGGCAGGCGCTTAAAAGCTCTGCCTGTTTATACGATTGTACAGGGTAAAATTGTGATGAACAACAGGACATTGTAG